A stretch of the Manis pentadactyla isolate mManPen7 chromosome 16, mManPen7.hap1, whole genome shotgun sequence genome encodes the following:
- the EGFL8 gene encoding epidermal growth factor-like protein 8 isoform X5, with product MGSRDELCTLLAGLSFFLLLMSGEGAKGGPLKESQGICSKQTLVVPLRYNESYSQPVYKPYLTLCEGRRICSTYRTTYRVAWREVRREVQQPHVVCCQGWKKRHPGALTCDEAICAKPCLNRGVCIGPEQCECAPGWGGKHCHVDVDECRTGVTLCSHHCLNTAGSFTCGCPRGLVLGPDGRTCTEGDPETPTSASILSVAVREAEPDEHALSWEVRELRARLERLEQWAGQAGAWVRAVLPMPPEELQPEQVAELWGRHDRIESLSNQVLLLEERLGACSCEDNRLGPGLNRLR from the exons ATGGGGTCCAGGGATGAGCTGTGCACTCTCCTAGCCGGACTCTCATTCTTCCTGCTACTGATGTCAGGCGAGGGGGCCAAGGGTGGACCCCTCAAAGAGAG CCAGGGGATCTGCTCCAAGCAAACATTGGTGGTCCCGCTCCGTTATAACGAGTCCTACAGCCAACCGGTGTATAAGCCCTACCTGACTTTGTGCGAAGGAAGGCGCATCTGCAGCACCTACAG GACCACGTACCGCGTGGCGTGGCgggaggtgaggagggaggtGCAGCAGCCCCACGTCGTGTGCTGCCAGGGCTGGAAGAAGCGGCATCCGGGGGCGCTCACCTGTGACGAAG CCATCTGTGCCAAGCCCTGCCTGAACCGTGGCGTGTGCATTGGGCCAGAGCAGTGCGAGTGCGCCCCGGGCTGGGGGGGGAAGCACTGTCACGTGG ACGTGGATGAATGTAGGACTGGCGTCACCCTTTGCTCGCACCATTGCCTCAACACTGCAGGCAGCTTCACCTGTGGCTGTCCCCGTGGCCTGGTGCTGGGCCCCGACGGGCGCACCTGCACAGAGGGGGACCCGGAGACCCCAACCAGTGCCAGCATCCTTAGCGTGGCAG TTCGAGAAGCGGAACCTGATGAGCACGCCCTGAGCTGGGAGGTCCGTGAGCTTCGAGCGCGTCTGGAGCGGCTGGAGCAG TGGGCCGGTCAGGCTGGGGCCTGGGTCCGAGCGGTGCTGCCTATGCCACCCGAAGAGCTGCAGCCTGAGCAGGTAGCCGAGCTGTGGGGCAGGCATGACAGAATCGAGTCTCTCAGCAACCAAGTGCTGCTGCTGGAGGAGAGGCTAGGTGCCT GCTCCTGTGAGGACAATCGCCTGGGCCCAGGCCTCAATCGGCTGCGATAA
- the EGFL8 gene encoding epidermal growth factor-like protein 8 isoform X4, with amino-acid sequence MGSRDELCTLLAGLSFFLLLMSGEGAKGGPLKESQGICSKQTLVVPLRYNESYSQPVYKPYLTLCEGRRICSTYSWALCSRTTYRVAWREVRREVQQPHVVCCQGWKKRHPGALTCDEAICAKPCLNRGVCIGPEQCECAPGWGGKHCHVDVDECRTGVTLCSHHCLNTAGSFTCGCPRGLVLGPDGRTCTEGDPETPTSASILSVAVREAEPDEHALSWEVRELRARLERLEQWAGQAGAWVRAVLPMPPEELQPEQVAELWGRHDRIESLSNQVLLLEERLGACSCEDNRLGPGLNRLR; translated from the exons ATGGGGTCCAGGGATGAGCTGTGCACTCTCCTAGCCGGACTCTCATTCTTCCTGCTACTGATGTCAGGCGAGGGGGCCAAGGGTGGACCCCTCAAAGAGAG CCAGGGGATCTGCTCCAAGCAAACATTGGTGGTCCCGCTCCGTTATAACGAGTCCTACAGCCAACCGGTGTATAAGCCCTACCTGACTTTGTGCGAAGGAAGGCGCATCTGCAGCACCTACAG CTGGGCCCTGTGTTCCAGGACCACGTACCGCGTGGCGTGGCgggaggtgaggagggaggtGCAGCAGCCCCACGTCGTGTGCTGCCAGGGCTGGAAGAAGCGGCATCCGGGGGCGCTCACCTGTGACGAAG CCATCTGTGCCAAGCCCTGCCTGAACCGTGGCGTGTGCATTGGGCCAGAGCAGTGCGAGTGCGCCCCGGGCTGGGGGGGGAAGCACTGTCACGTGG ACGTGGATGAATGTAGGACTGGCGTCACCCTTTGCTCGCACCATTGCCTCAACACTGCAGGCAGCTTCACCTGTGGCTGTCCCCGTGGCCTGGTGCTGGGCCCCGACGGGCGCACCTGCACAGAGGGGGACCCGGAGACCCCAACCAGTGCCAGCATCCTTAGCGTGGCAG TTCGAGAAGCGGAACCTGATGAGCACGCCCTGAGCTGGGAGGTCCGTGAGCTTCGAGCGCGTCTGGAGCGGCTGGAGCAG TGGGCCGGTCAGGCTGGGGCCTGGGTCCGAGCGGTGCTGCCTATGCCACCCGAAGAGCTGCAGCCTGAGCAGGTAGCCGAGCTGTGGGGCAGGCATGACAGAATCGAGTCTCTCAGCAACCAAGTGCTGCTGCTGGAGGAGAGGCTAGGTGCCT GCTCCTGTGAGGACAATCGCCTGGGCCCAGGCCTCAATCGGCTGCGATAA
- the EGFL8 gene encoding epidermal growth factor-like protein 8 isoform X3: MGSRDELCTLLAGLSFFLLLMSGEGAKGGPLKESQGICSKQTLVVPLRYNESYSQPVYKPYLTLCEGRRICSTYSWALCSRTTYRVAWREVRREVQQPHVVCCQGWKKRHPGALTCDEAICAKPCLNRGVCIGPEQCECAPGWGGKHCHVGSFTCGCPRGLVLGPDGRTCTEGDPETPTSASILSVAVREAEPDEHALSWEVRELRARLERLEQWAGQAGAWVRAVLPMPPEELQPEQVAELWGRHDRIESLSNQVLLLEERLGACESTCLSAGTPIPWQLAPTLSDTFPQFSFLFSQNFLQHSLFPHCPSYLHITTLFSGTLPRSLCSTYCQVSVESLQCPSPTPSWRQPQKSTVHSQPACLSPCH; encoded by the exons ATGGGGTCCAGGGATGAGCTGTGCACTCTCCTAGCCGGACTCTCATTCTTCCTGCTACTGATGTCAGGCGAGGGGGCCAAGGGTGGACCCCTCAAAGAGAG CCAGGGGATCTGCTCCAAGCAAACATTGGTGGTCCCGCTCCGTTATAACGAGTCCTACAGCCAACCGGTGTATAAGCCCTACCTGACTTTGTGCGAAGGAAGGCGCATCTGCAGCACCTACAG CTGGGCCCTGTGTTCCAGGACCACGTACCGCGTGGCGTGGCgggaggtgaggagggaggtGCAGCAGCCCCACGTCGTGTGCTGCCAGGGCTGGAAGAAGCGGCATCCGGGGGCGCTCACCTGTGACGAAG CCATCTGTGCCAAGCCCTGCCTGAACCGTGGCGTGTGCATTGGGCCAGAGCAGTGCGAGTGCGCCCCGGGCTGGGGGGGGAAGCACTGTCACGTGG GCAGCTTCACCTGTGGCTGTCCCCGTGGCCTGGTGCTGGGCCCCGACGGGCGCACCTGCACAGAGGGGGACCCGGAGACCCCAACCAGTGCCAGCATCCTTAGCGTGGCAG TTCGAGAAGCGGAACCTGATGAGCACGCCCTGAGCTGGGAGGTCCGTGAGCTTCGAGCGCGTCTGGAGCGGCTGGAGCAG TGGGCCGGTCAGGCTGGGGCCTGGGTCCGAGCGGTGCTGCCTATGCCACCCGAAGAGCTGCAGCCTGAGCAGGTAGCCGAGCTGTGGGGCAGGCATGACAGAATCGAGTCTCTCAGCAACCAAGTGCTGCTGCTGGAGGAGAGGCTAGGTGCCTGTGAGTCCACATGCCTGTCTGCTGGGACCCCCATCCCCTGGCAGCTGGCCCCGACTCTTTCAGACACTTTTCCCcagttcagttttctcttttcccaaaACTTTCTCCAACACTCACTCTTCCCACACTGTCCCAGCTACCTGCACATCACTACCCTTTTTTCTGGTACCCTTCCCCGATCCCTGTGTTCCACTTATTGTCAGGTTAGTGTCGAGTCTCTACAGTGCCCATCACCCACTCCAAGCTGGAGGCAGCCCCAGAAATCCACAGTTCACAGCCAACCAGCCTGCCTGTCTCCTTGTCATTAA
- the EGFL8 gene encoding epidermal growth factor-like protein 8 isoform X2, with protein sequence MGSRDELCTLLAGLSFFLLLMSGEGAKGGPLKESQGICSKQTLVVPLRYNESYSQPVYKPYLTLCEGRRICSTYRTTYRVAWREVRREVQQPHVVCCQGWKKRHPGALTCDEAICAKPCLNRGVCIGPEQCECAPGWGGKHCHVDVDECRTGVTLCSHHCLNTAGSFTCGCPRGLVLGPDGRTCTEGDPETPTSASILSVAVREAEPDEHALSWEVRELRARLERLEQWAGQAGAWVRAVLPMPPEELQPEQVAELWGRHDRIESLSNQVLLLEERLGACESTCLSAGTPIPWQLAPTLSDTFPQFSFLFSQNFLQHSLFPHCPSYLHITTLFSGTLPRSLCSTYCQVSVESLQCPSPTPSWRQPQKSTVHSQPACLSPCH encoded by the exons ATGGGGTCCAGGGATGAGCTGTGCACTCTCCTAGCCGGACTCTCATTCTTCCTGCTACTGATGTCAGGCGAGGGGGCCAAGGGTGGACCCCTCAAAGAGAG CCAGGGGATCTGCTCCAAGCAAACATTGGTGGTCCCGCTCCGTTATAACGAGTCCTACAGCCAACCGGTGTATAAGCCCTACCTGACTTTGTGCGAAGGAAGGCGCATCTGCAGCACCTACAG GACCACGTACCGCGTGGCGTGGCgggaggtgaggagggaggtGCAGCAGCCCCACGTCGTGTGCTGCCAGGGCTGGAAGAAGCGGCATCCGGGGGCGCTCACCTGTGACGAAG CCATCTGTGCCAAGCCCTGCCTGAACCGTGGCGTGTGCATTGGGCCAGAGCAGTGCGAGTGCGCCCCGGGCTGGGGGGGGAAGCACTGTCACGTGG ACGTGGATGAATGTAGGACTGGCGTCACCCTTTGCTCGCACCATTGCCTCAACACTGCAGGCAGCTTCACCTGTGGCTGTCCCCGTGGCCTGGTGCTGGGCCCCGACGGGCGCACCTGCACAGAGGGGGACCCGGAGACCCCAACCAGTGCCAGCATCCTTAGCGTGGCAG TTCGAGAAGCGGAACCTGATGAGCACGCCCTGAGCTGGGAGGTCCGTGAGCTTCGAGCGCGTCTGGAGCGGCTGGAGCAG TGGGCCGGTCAGGCTGGGGCCTGGGTCCGAGCGGTGCTGCCTATGCCACCCGAAGAGCTGCAGCCTGAGCAGGTAGCCGAGCTGTGGGGCAGGCATGACAGAATCGAGTCTCTCAGCAACCAAGTGCTGCTGCTGGAGGAGAGGCTAGGTGCCTGTGAGTCCACATGCCTGTCTGCTGGGACCCCCATCCCCTGGCAGCTGGCCCCGACTCTTTCAGACACTTTTCCCcagttcagttttctcttttcccaaaACTTTCTCCAACACTCACTCTTCCCACACTGTCCCAGCTACCTGCACATCACTACCCTTTTTTCTGGTACCCTTCCCCGATCCCTGTGTTCCACTTATTGTCAGGTTAGTGTCGAGTCTCTACAGTGCCCATCACCCACTCCAAGCTGGAGGCAGCCCCAGAAATCCACAGTTCACAGCCAACCAGCCTGCCTGTCTCCTTGTCATTAA
- the EGFL8 gene encoding epidermal growth factor-like protein 8 isoform X1, giving the protein MGSRDELCTLLAGLSFFLLLMSGEGAKGGPLKESQGICSKQTLVVPLRYNESYSQPVYKPYLTLCEGRRICSTYSWALCSRTTYRVAWREVRREVQQPHVVCCQGWKKRHPGALTCDEAICAKPCLNRGVCIGPEQCECAPGWGGKHCHVDVDECRTGVTLCSHHCLNTAGSFTCGCPRGLVLGPDGRTCTEGDPETPTSASILSVAVREAEPDEHALSWEVRELRARLERLEQWAGQAGAWVRAVLPMPPEELQPEQVAELWGRHDRIESLSNQVLLLEERLGACESTCLSAGTPIPWQLAPTLSDTFPQFSFLFSQNFLQHSLFPHCPSYLHITTLFSGTLPRSLCSTYCQVSVESLQCPSPTPSWRQPQKSTVHSQPACLSPCH; this is encoded by the exons ATGGGGTCCAGGGATGAGCTGTGCACTCTCCTAGCCGGACTCTCATTCTTCCTGCTACTGATGTCAGGCGAGGGGGCCAAGGGTGGACCCCTCAAAGAGAG CCAGGGGATCTGCTCCAAGCAAACATTGGTGGTCCCGCTCCGTTATAACGAGTCCTACAGCCAACCGGTGTATAAGCCCTACCTGACTTTGTGCGAAGGAAGGCGCATCTGCAGCACCTACAG CTGGGCCCTGTGTTCCAGGACCACGTACCGCGTGGCGTGGCgggaggtgaggagggaggtGCAGCAGCCCCACGTCGTGTGCTGCCAGGGCTGGAAGAAGCGGCATCCGGGGGCGCTCACCTGTGACGAAG CCATCTGTGCCAAGCCCTGCCTGAACCGTGGCGTGTGCATTGGGCCAGAGCAGTGCGAGTGCGCCCCGGGCTGGGGGGGGAAGCACTGTCACGTGG ACGTGGATGAATGTAGGACTGGCGTCACCCTTTGCTCGCACCATTGCCTCAACACTGCAGGCAGCTTCACCTGTGGCTGTCCCCGTGGCCTGGTGCTGGGCCCCGACGGGCGCACCTGCACAGAGGGGGACCCGGAGACCCCAACCAGTGCCAGCATCCTTAGCGTGGCAG TTCGAGAAGCGGAACCTGATGAGCACGCCCTGAGCTGGGAGGTCCGTGAGCTTCGAGCGCGTCTGGAGCGGCTGGAGCAG TGGGCCGGTCAGGCTGGGGCCTGGGTCCGAGCGGTGCTGCCTATGCCACCCGAAGAGCTGCAGCCTGAGCAGGTAGCCGAGCTGTGGGGCAGGCATGACAGAATCGAGTCTCTCAGCAACCAAGTGCTGCTGCTGGAGGAGAGGCTAGGTGCCTGTGAGTCCACATGCCTGTCTGCTGGGACCCCCATCCCCTGGCAGCTGGCCCCGACTCTTTCAGACACTTTTCCCcagttcagttttctcttttcccaaaACTTTCTCCAACACTCACTCTTCCCACACTGTCCCAGCTACCTGCACATCACTACCCTTTTTTCTGGTACCCTTCCCCGATCCCTGTGTTCCACTTATTGTCAGGTTAGTGTCGAGTCTCTACAGTGCCCATCACCCACTCCAAGCTGGAGGCAGCCCCAGAAATCCACAGTTCACAGCCAACCAGCCTGCCTGTCTCCTTGTCATTAA
- the PPT2 gene encoding lysosomal thioesterase PPT2 isoform X6: MLGPGPWLLPAGLLLLLPFLTLLLPAVPAPHRASYKPVIVVHGLFDSSYSFRHLLEYINETHPGTVVTVLDLFDGRESLRPLWEQVQGFGEAVAPIMAKAPQGVHLICYSQGGLVCRALLSVMDEHNVDSFISLSSPQMGQYGDTDYLKWLFPTSMRSNLYRICYSPWGQEFSICNYWHDPHHDDLYLNASSFLALINGERDHPNATAWRKNFLRVGRLVLIGGPDDGVITPWQSSFFGFYDANETVLEMEEQLVYLRDSFGLKTLLARGAIVRCPMAGISHTAWHSNRTLYETCIEPWLS, translated from the exons ATGCTGGGGCCGGGTCCGTGGCTCCTGCCGGCGGGGCTCCTCCTCCTGTTGCCGTTCCTGACCCTGCTGCTGCCCGCAGTCCCCGCGCCCCACCGCGCGTCCTACAAGCCCGTCATCGTTGTGCACGGACTCTTTGACAGCTCGTATAGCTTCCGCCACCTGCTGGAATACATCAACGAG ACACACCCTGGGACTGTGGTGACTGTGCTCGATCTCTTCGATGGGAGAGAGAGCTTGCGGCCCCTGTGGGAACAGGTGCAAGGGTTCGGAGAGGCTGTGGCCCCCATCATGGCAAAGGCCCCTCAAGGGGTGCATCTCATCTGCTACTCCCAGG GGGGCCTGGTATGCCGGGCACTGCTCTCTGTCATGGATGAGCACAATGTGgattctttcatctctctctcctctccacagATGGGACAGTATGGAG ATACAGACTATTTGAAGTGGCTCTTCCCCACCTCCATGAGGTCTAACCTCTACCGAATCTGCTATAGCCCCTGGGGCCAGGAATTCTCCATCTGCAACTACTGGCATG ATCCCCACCATGATGATTTGTACCTCAATGCCAGCAGCTTCCTGGCCCTGATCAATGGGGAAAGGGACCATCCTAATGCCACTG CATGGCGCAAGAACTTTCTTCGTGTGGGCCGCCTGGTGCTGATTGGGGGCCCTGATGATGGTGTTATTACTCCTTGGCAGTCCAG CTTCTTTGGGTTCTATGATGCAAATGAGACGGTCTTGGAGATGGAGGAGCAACTG GTTTATCTTCGGGATTCTTTTGGGTTGAAGACTCTCTTGGCCCGGGGGGCCATAGTGAGGTGTCCAATGGCTGGGATATCCCACACAGCCTGGCACTCTAACCGTACCCTTTATGAGACCTGCATTGAACCTTGGCTGTCCTGA